A genomic window from Centroberyx gerrardi isolate f3 chromosome 14, fCenGer3.hap1.cur.20231027, whole genome shotgun sequence includes:
- the tshz2 gene encoding teashirt homolog 2: protein MPRRKQQAPKRAAVYMPDDDTVLHESITEEDGENDTQTEEECSEKTSPKVSEDKETDNKSTNTYSNQNSPISVLSNQEAELESRLSDSSDRLSDFKTSSPPESQKDDESRNSKHKEEMNSSLEKMRAAYANFLSDSYWTGIGMDLKIGKNTSKANCDSTNGSAKTEFDWHQDALSKTLQQTLSPKPMSKPNLFSSVHLYRQSSKACGSVFTGASRFRCKDCSAAYDTLVELTVHMNKSGHYQDNNHSKQSNSSASSSKSRKRNLQDMEGKEDAQKVLKCMFCGHSFDSLQDLSVHMIKTKHYQKVPLKEPIPVITPKLLPPAKKRAFEAARPCSPDSTTGVSGYTEAQRAAISNANNNRYGYQNGASYTWQFETCKSQILKCMECGSSHDTLQQLTTHMMVTGHFIKVTNSASKKGKQLALDPLAIEKMQVLAEPAAGETEGEKVSPKNPSPGNSEKDSQGEGTSDKMEETEVKDDKQESEDQKAGNGAFKYPYLREEDLEQGSGGGGDILKSLANTVASAINKAQTGTPSWSAYPSIHAAYQLSGIIKSAPLSASPPIQLKQTFNHKLRPIAPKGKFYHGAVGVEAPQGQHQNVDIKKEKVGISDGKESQNIKFDLVENDDSDCQDDSSSSSKLDADCVNEGSEAIKGKLSPDFSDRGKTPSPSASNGRSTTSELLNDTPDILGINPLSALQSVLNNHLGKANKPNNSRADKLSARTQSIFAEINRSNEKPAVMLGNPIRNRPDNTFLFVNDDQPIDLTKSKHSKPGSSLLQPSTPMPQKYALSDIADMVKVLPKATTPKPSIPSRIPTMKLESDVRRFEDVSAEVYSVHKRKGRQSNWNPRHLLILQAQFASSLFQTSEGKYLLSDLGPQERMHISKFTGLSMTTISHWLANVKYQLRKTGGTKFLKNMDTGHPVFYCNDCASQFRSPPAFISHLESHLGFQIKDMCKMPVEHQTKVEEPELSKALSVRATEALVTDEDIDSKFKCKLCCRTFASNHAVKLHLSKTHSKSPDNHSQYVEMDKE from the coding sequence tGTACATGCCCGATGATGACACTGTTCTTCATGAGTCCATCactgaggaagatggagagaatgacACTCAGACTGAAGAGGAATGCTCCGAGAAGACCAGCCCCAAGGTGTCTgaggacaaagagacagacaacaaGAGCACTAACACTTATAGCAACCAGAACTCTCCCATTAGTGTCCTTTCCAATCAAGAGGCAGAGTTGGAGTCACGCCTTAGCGacagcagtgacagactctCAGACTTCAAAACCTCCTCACCACCTGAGAGCCAGAAGGATGACGAAAGTCGCAACTCCAAACATAAAGAGGAGATGAACAGCAGCTTGGAGAAAATGAGGGCAGCCTATGCAAACTTTCTCTCTGATTCCTACTGGACAGGGATTGGAATGGACTTGAAAATAGGCAAAAACACCAGCAAAGCCAACTGTGACAGCACCAACGGAAGCGCCAAGACTGAATTTGATTGGCACCAGGATGCGCTCTCTAAGACCTTGCAGCAGACTCTCTCTCCAAAGCCTATGTCCAAACCCAACCTCTTCAGCTCTGTCCACCTGTACAGGCAAAGCAGCAAGGCCTGTGGGTCGGTGTTCACGGGAGCCAGTCGGTTTCGCTGTAAGGACTGTAGCGCTGCCTATGACACTCTAGTGGAGCTGACAGTCCACATGAACAAGAGCGGACATTATCAGGACAACAACCACAGCAAACAGAGTAATTCCTCTGCCTCATCCTCTAAATCAAGGAAACGAAATTTGCAAGACATGGAAGGGAAAGAGGACGCACAGAAAGTTTTGAAGTGTATGTTCTGTGGCCATTCTTTTGACTCACTTCAGGATTTGAGTGTCCATATGATTAAAACTAAGCATTACCAAAAAGTGCCTTTAAAAGAGCCTATCCCAGTAATCACACCCAAATTGTTGCCACCAGCAAAGAAACGGGCCTTTGAAGCTGCAAGACCCTGCTCCCCTGACTCCACTACTGGTGTATCTGGCTACACTGAGGCACAACGGGCTGCCATTTCAAATGCTAACAACAATCGATATGGCTATCAGAATGGGGCAAGTTATACTTGGCAGTTTGAGACGTGCAAGTCTCAGATTCTGAAATGCATGGAGTGTGGGAGCTCACATGATACCCTTCAGCAACTCACCACGCATATGATGGTTACTGGACACTTCATCAAAGTCACAAACTCAGCCTCTAAGAAGGGTAAACAGTTAGCTCTTGACCCCTTGGCCATAGAGAAGATGCAGGTTTTAGCTGAGCCTGCTGCCGGTGAAACTGAGGGAGAAAAGGTGTCTCCAAAAAATCCTTCCCCCGGGAACAGTGAGAAGGATAGCCAGGGGGAAGGTACATCAGACAAAATGGAAGAAACTGAAGTTAAAGATGACAAGCAGGAGAGCGAGGATCAAAAGGCAGGCAATGGAGCTTTTAAGTACCCTTATCTCCGTGAGGAGGATCTTGAACAGGGctcaggtggaggaggggacaTCCTTAAATCTTTAGCCAACACAGTGGCCTCTGCCATCAACAAAGCTCAAACAGGGACACCGAGCTGGAGTGCCTACCCCAGCATCCACGCTGCCTATCAACTCTCTGGGATCATCAAAAGCgcccctctctctgcatctccccCTATTCAGCTAAAGCAGACATTTAACCACAAGCTGAGACCAATTGCCCCAAAGGGGAAGTTTTACCATGGTGCTGTGGGAGTTGAGGCTCCCCAGGGACAGCATCAAAATGTGGAcatcaaaaaagaaaaggttggCATTAGCGATGGTAAAGAAAGTCAGAATATTAAGTTTGATCTGGTGGAGAATGATGACAGCGATTGTCAGGAtgattcctcttcctcttcaaaGCTTGATGCAGACTGTGTGAATGAAGGGAGTGAAGCGATCAAAGGAAAGTTGAGCCCAGATTTCTCTGACAGAGGCAAGACACCAAGCCCTTCTGCCAGCAATGGACGCAGCACTACTTCAGAGCTTCTCAATGACACTCCGGATATACTTGGCATAAACCCTCTTAGTGCACTGCAGTCAGTTCTGAACAATCATCTGGGCAAAGCAAATAAGCCCAACAATTCAAGAGCAGATAAATTATCTGCACGCACCCAGTCTATTTTTGCTGAAATTAACCGTAGCAATGAGAAACCAGCTGTAATGCTGGGAAACCCTATTAGAAATAGGCCTGATAATACCTTCCTCTTTGTTAATGATGACCAGCCGATAGACTTGACAAAATCTAAACACAGCAAGCCGGGTTCCTCGCTACTACAGCCCTCCACCCCAATGCCACAGAAATACGCTCTGTCTGACATTGCCGATATGGTCAAAGTTCTTCCGAAAGCCACCACGCCGAAACCCTCCATACCATCAAGGATCCCCACTATGAAACTGGAATCGGATGTCAGGCGTTTTGAGGATGTGTCCGCTGAGGTGTACTCTGTCCACAAGCGTAAAGGTAGACAGTCCAACTGGAACCCCCGCCATCTTCTCATCCTGCAGGCTCAGTTCGCCTCCAGCCTCTTCCAGACCTCTGAGGGAAAGTACTTACTCTCAGACCTCGGCCCTCAGGAACGTATGCACATCTCCAAGTTCACTGGATTGTCCATGACCACCATAAGCCATTGGTTAGCAAATGTAAAATACCAACTGCGGAAAACTGGTGGGACCAAATTTCTGAAGAACATGGACACCGGCCACCCAGTCTTCTACTGTAATGACTGTGCGTCCCAGTTCAGGTCACCGCCCGCGTTCATTTCCCACCTGGAATCCCATCTTGGGTTCCAAATCAAAGACATGTGCAAAATGCCAGTGGAGCACCAGACGAAGGTAGAGGAGCCAGAACTGTCGAAGGCCCTCAGTGTCAGAGCCACAGAGGCACTAGTCACAGACGAGGACATTGACTCTAAGTTCAAATGTAAGCTCTGCTGTAGGACATTTGCCAGTAATCATGCAGTCAAACTCCATTTGAGTAAAACTCACAGCAAATCCCCTGATAACCATTCACAATATGTGGAAATGGACAAGGAGTAG